Within Calliopsis andreniformis isolate RMS-2024a chromosome 4, iyCalAndr_principal, whole genome shotgun sequence, the genomic segment TTTGGTAGTCGATAATCGCATAAAACGCacatttcataataattattcgttcgatcccCTGTTTGAATATTGTACATTCTTGTATCTTTTGAAAAAGTATGAACAGCTATGCATATGAAATATCAAACGACTGAAATAGTGCTTTCAAGCTAGAAATGTATTACTGTTTTAAGTTCTAAATCACTTACTTTTACTCATTAATTCTGAAACACATGGTGAACACATAGGATGTAAGCAAGGAAGAAGTCTCGGTTCTTGCATCCTTTTACCACATCTTGGGCACAGAAAATCATTGTCTTCTTGTATTTCAAGAGAAGAAAAGATTTCTTTTTGCGTGTAATCGTCGCTTATTTGATTTCTTATGTTGTACCATGAGTCAGAGTAAGGTTGATAAATAAAATTTGCTTTATTTGTATTACAAGAAAATTGCGCTTTAGAGTAATTGTCATATCTGAATAGGACAAACGGAAAAAGttatttaattatatatgaAAAATTCTTGTAATTATCGTTGAATGATTCATCCTCTTACTCATAAGCGCGAAATCTCTACGTGTATGAAATCAACGATTCAAGCGTTACATCTATCTTTAGAAAATAGCGGAACCTTAAATTTTCAAGGAAAGTTGACTAAAAATATTCTTTGTATACAAAGAAAATTATAAACAATTCTTACCGTTCACTTTTATCAGAACTCAGAGATTCTTCATTAACGACAGAATGTGCTTCTGCAACTTTATTTTTTCGCTCATGGAATGTGTAATTACTGTTAAGTTCTTCCTTATTTTCATCGTCCATCGACTTCTTGCAGCAACAGCTTTTTATAGATTGATATTTGGAACATTTAATGAAATCCATAAACAGCAGGAAGTTGCTAATCTAGTAGATAAGTTAAtagaatttaatataaattaatCAAATATATTGGAGCAAATTGtttcaaaattgaaatatgTTAATAAATAAACGTTACATAAAAATACGTCGAGACTTTTGAAATTAACTAGATTTTGTGATGCAAAATTAAACTCACCAAATTTTAGAAATGTATCTCTGCTTGTAACGCGCTGAGAAACTCGATGGATGGTATGAATACCCTTTGCACTACTTCGCGTTTGCCATAACGTAATGAGTTAAAAATAACGTTAAAGCGAGCGCATGCGAAGCGAGTTCGTGGCTGTTTTATACCAAATTCCAAATCATGCTTATGGCTTATTACGAACATTTGTAATTAacaaaatatgaaattataTAAATGTTAGGTGAAATTAATATTGTACATTAACTATATGgataacaaattttattatttatccaTACACGTGTAAAAATAAGATCGATGATATACATATTAAAGAGCAAATGTTACATACAAAGGATATATGGGTAAGGAATGATTACTATGTATAAATACTAATTCAAATACTTTCTAAGGCCGTGATCAAACCAGGTTCGATCTGTTGTGCTATGTAAACCGCCAAAGTGTATAAACAGCGGTGCATCTACGGTTACATAATAATAAAAGCCTCGAATTcgaagtatataatacagaTAAATAAGATATATTATATCAAATAAGTTAAACAAGATGCAATGAAGTGAGTTTGCATTCATATATCTTCTCTTTCTAATTGGTACCCTTAAGTACATCTATTTcattaaattcttttttttacAGATGGCAACTTTCTCCATTCAGTGAAATTGTATTGTTCGTTTTAGGTACGTACTTAAATTACAGCCCTGTAACTGACTAGTACTTTATGATTTTTTGGCCAAACGTACACGAATTTGCGACGCTCAAGATCTTACGTTCTATGTATCTCTGAAACGTGGAATTAAATTATAAACTATTTAATATAATGGTCTATTTAAACTCTAATAAGTATGATCGTTACCTCATGTTTTCACTCTAGATCCCACTTTGATAAATCCGTTTCGAGATTTACCATTCCTTACTTgactgctatttttcgttttacgatGTTCGAAGAGGACGTCATCAGAATCTGTATCCGATTCGGATAGTACCATTTTATGTGTGGAAACTggaatttaaattattaatttaagtCGTGTAACATTATCGTATATCTACGTGTAAGAAGAAGTGTTATACATGAGCTACTCTCGTCTTCTGGTTCTGGTTGTAAAAGAGAATAACGTGGTGGTTTTTTCTTAGATCGAAGAGATCGACGTTTGCCTGAGCAAATTCTTTGGCATAAGCAGACAAGTCCCCAAACAAGACCAACCCAACACACGACTAGGGACAATAGTGCTATTATCACGTATAGAATACTCCAAtctaaaacaaattttttatatgattctatcttcaaaaattttaaaaaagtacTTTTTGTTTGAAGTATTTATTTCAACGTACCGCAATTAGAGTCACCATTACCAAAATACTTCTGTATCAAATTTTGCATCCAGAATGCCTCGCACATGCATAATCTTGTTTCTTGGTCGCACACTCCATGACCTGCATAAGAATAAGTTTAAGATAAAGTGATTCTGTGTATTCTATGATTAAAAAATACTTACCTGAACAATTATTTTGGCACACAGCTGTATCAATATTCGCTACGGACAACTGAAGAAGCCCAGAATCCTGTCTCAATTTTTCTTTCAGCCGTTTAACTACTTCTGGTCCTAGCATGGTCATTTTGCCACCTTTCTTCTCAACATAAAATACCAAGACTGCTCTGCCCGTGTGGGGCTCCGCTCTTAAATTTCGAACGATAATCGATGCTTCGTCTCGCAATAACATTTGCAGTTTTACTACCAATGAATTTTTCTGTGATACTGTTAACATGTTTGCTCCGATATTTAATGTTAATTCAACCAAATGTAAGAGCTGTGGATCTATAAAAAACAGGTGTTTATTTGCAGGAAGTTTTTCCACTTTTTAAGTCACTTACCAGGTTTCACTATTACGGATACAGTGTCCTCGCTACTGAGACCTTGATCATCTATTACTTTTAACCTAAAAACATATCTACCTGGCACAATATCTGTCACCTACAATAAAAAGATTGTCATGTAAGATACTCATAATACAGGGTGATCCTTTCGCTAGGAGACTCAAAGCATGCAATGTTTTTGTGGTGACACTGTCTTTGAGTCTTCTAGTGACAGGATCATCCTGTGTATTAAATGAATGTTTTATTTGCACATAGCGATACGATTACCATTAAAACTGGGGATTTGTCTGTATTTTGAACTATAGTTCCTATTGCGAGGCTAGACGGATCCCTTGACCATACCCATTCACTAATTCTTAAATCATCAGTCGATTGAGATCCATTAATAATTAGTGCACTGATTGGTTCAATAACAACTTGATCTCCACCCGCATTCGCTTTAGGAGGAGCGTTCTTATCTGAAGAATATAAGTAATGTCACTGATTATCTTAAATAgcgttcaaaattttaaataattgaaataaacTTTGATATGTACTTTGTGTAACTTTTACTTTAACGGTATCAGAGTCTTTATTTCCATTGTCGTCGATCACAGTTAACTTAAATTCGTAATCACCCTTTGTCAATTTTGTAACGTTAGTAACCGATTCATTAACTGCGGAAAATTCGGCGTTATTGGGTCCACTATAAAAAAGATTTATTATTGCAGGTGAAACGTGCAGAATAAATTTATACATACCTTACTTGTTCCCAATGGAAAGAAACAATTTTGATGTCGTCCTTACTTTTCCGACCATCAAGTACAGTTTTTGTTTCTGGTAATGCTATAGTGATATCTTCACCAGCATCAGCTGCACACGATCAAATAAAATAGAGtttataattgcatcaactgaatATTAAAAATGTGTGACCTGTAATCATAATTACCTTTTGGTGGCTTATTCGTCGGTGGTTTCACAAACACGTGAACTTCAGCTGTAGAAGATTGTTCAGAATTGTCTGTTACTTTTAGTACGAAGGTATACATTCCTTCCTCCAAGTTAGATAATTGTAAATATGGCGTCCTTGTATTTTGCATATCCACCGCCTTGTTTTGATCAGAAGGACTTTTCGTCCATTCCCAACTCGCTATTCCGTGATCGTCTGTACTTAAATTACCATTAAGTGTCAATGTATTCTGTggcaaatatataataatatcttGTCCTGCATTCGCACTGGGTGGATAATCAGTGACttttaaaactgttatatttgcacTCGTGGAGTTTGTAATATGATCAGAATCTTCAACAGTTAGTCTAAGGAGAAATAAGTCCATTGAATTCATGCTTAATCGTTAAATAATATAGTCTAGTTTGTATCTAGTATTTTTATAACACAGTACTCACTTAAAAGTATAATTGCCAGGAATAAGATTATCTAATTGCAACGTGGGTGTATCAACTAGATTAGGTTGATAGCCAATAGGACCTTGCTGCAATTCCCAGTGATATGAAATGACGCGATCGTCATCTTTGCTTGATGAGCCATCTAACACAGCTCCTGTATTTGGTAGTTTCACGACTTGCGAGGCAGGTGAAATAATAGCAATTGGTGCTTGATTGATTCTTTTAGCTGCAAGAAATCGTGATAAATGATGAATATTCTTctgaataatatttttattataattaattatagACAAACAAACTCAACTTACGCGGCAAGACACTGACATTTGCGTAAGCTTCGCCATAAGCATTTGGACTGTTTACTGTCACTTTGAATGTATATAAACCTTCAGAAAGATTACTTAATTTAACAGTCATACGATTTTGATCAGTCATTATACCAGTATGACCTTCTGGCTGACTTAAAAGACTCCAGGCATAATTATAATGTTCATTCTCCTGCTCTGCTGGCACAGTATAAGCAGATAATGTTACTTCATTTTCTGGCAAGCGTACTTCCTTAGATACTGCAGATACTAATAGTCGTTTCATTGGTGGTTTCATTGATGTGCTAGGATCTTTCATACTCTGTACTTTCACTTGTGGTGTTACTGGAAGCACTGTTTCTTCCACCAAAGTACAAATTCCTGTTGTCATAAATAAGAATTACACAAAAGTAATATTAAGTGATAACTTTAACataattttcagaaaaaaaaataataatacctGCAAGATTACGTTTGTATCCAATAGAGCACTGACAAATACCAACATCAGATTGGTCTTCACTTTTAACACATATTTCATTTTCTAAACAATTTGTCTGAGTAATACAGCTTATTCCATTTGATCCACCAAAAAGAACATGATCTCTTTCTGTACCATCCATAAGCAGAGGACTAAAAATATCAAATTCAAAA encodes:
- the LOC143178074 gene encoding dyslexia-associated protein KIAA0319, coding for MAEIFYLGLYLLLFGSCIGDHSDWDTKWQIVCPGLYPKVFTSYTPRGNLSSGIYTSQPALNNMKHCVAACCTKSTCNVALMHNSTCYHVQCDSSKLCIPLYRMDLINESPPSMVLVKPVEDDEMWSELLDQTNDDTGPLLMDGTERDHVLFGGSNGISCITQTNCLENEICVKSEDQSDVGICQCSIGYKRNLAGICTLVEETVLPVTPQVKVQSMKDPSTSMKPPMKRLLVSAVSKEVRLPENEVTLSAYTVPAEQENEHYNYAWSLLSQPEGHTGIMTDQNRMTVKLSNLSEGLYTFKVTVNSPNAYGEAYANVSVLPPKRINQAPIAIISPASQVVKLPNTGAVLDGSSSKDDDRVISYHWELQQGPIGYQPNLVDTPTLQLDNLIPGNYTFKLTVEDSDHITNSTSANITVLKVTDYPPSANAGQDIIIYLPQNTLTLNGNLSTDDHGIASWEWTKSPSDQNKAVDMQNTRTPYLQLSNLEEGMYTFVLKVTDNSEQSSTAEVHVFVKPPTNKPPKADAGEDITIALPETKTVLDGRKSKDDIKIVSFHWEQVSGPNNAEFSAVNESVTNVTKLTKGDYEFKLTVIDDNGNKDSDTVKVKVTQNKNAPPKANAGGDQVVIEPISALIINGSQSTDDLRISEWVWSRDPSSLAIGTIVQNTDKSPVLMVTDIVPGRYVFRLKVIDDQGLSSEDTVSVIVKPDPQLLHLVELTLNIGANMLTVSQKNSLVVKLQMLLRDEASIIVRNLRAEPHTGRAVLVFYVEKKGGKMTMLGPEVVKRLKEKLRQDSGLLQLSVANIDTAVCQNNCSGHGVCDQETRLCMCEAFWMQNLIQKYFGNGDSNCDWSILYVIIALLSLVVCWVGLVWGLVCLCQRICSGKRRSLRSKKKPPRYSLLQPEPEDESSSFSTHKMVLSESDTDSDDVLFEHRKTKNSSQVRNGKSRNGFIKVGSRVKT